The following coding sequences are from one Manduca sexta isolate Smith_Timp_Sample1 chromosome 7, JHU_Msex_v1.0, whole genome shotgun sequence window:
- the LOC115455549 gene encoding Krueppel homolog 2: MADQNPQAGDTGPPKGIPALKAHVVANKVDVALWAIRVLTVLFTVGYVLPIFNNPVSAFHKALLANAATSALRLHQRIPASEISLSREFLARFFLEDSAHYLFYSLIFMNVAPNLLILVPIFLFALLHAASYSLTILDTLGQNSMWVARLLISLVEFQSRNILRVAALAEILIFPLVALLALTGYCGLMTPFVYYYFVTWRYTSRRNPYTRNTFRELRVAAEAAAPRLPAPLARALLAAVALVCRMAPPGEHVQQ, translated from the exons ATGGCAGACCAAAACCCACAAGCTGGAGATACAGGCCCCCCAAAAGGCATCCCGGCGTTGAAGGCGCACGTGGTGGCGAACAAGGTGGATGTCGCTCTCTGGGCCATCCGTGTGCTCACTGTGCTCTTCACCGTTGGATATGTCCTGCCCATATTCAATAA CCCAGTATCAGCGTTCCACAAGGCGCTGCTCGCCAACGCGGCGACCTCGGCGCTGAGGCTTCACCAGCGCATCCCGGCGAGCGAGATCTCGCTCTCGCGGGAGTTTCTCGCCAGGTTCTTCTTGGAGGACAGCGCGCATTACCTCTTCTATTCGCTCATATTCATGAACGTTGCGCCTAATTTGT TAATACTGGTGCCTATCTTCCTGTTCGCTCTGCTCCACGCAGCCTCGTACTCCCTCACCATACTTGAT ACCCTGGGCCAGAACTCGATGTGGGTGGCGCGGCTGCTGATCTCGCTGGTGGAGTTCCAGTCGCGCAACATCCTGCGCGTGGCCGCGCTCGCTGAGATACTCATCTTCCCGCTCGTAGCGCTGTTGGCGCTCAC CGGGTACTGCGGGCTGATGACGCCGTTCGTGTACTACTACTTCGTGACGTGGCGCTACACGTCGCGGCGCAACCCCTACACGCGCAACACGTTCCGCGAGCTGCGCGTGGCGGCGGAGGCGGCCGCGCCGCGCCTGCCCGCGCCGCTCGCGCGCGCGCTCCTCGCCGCCGTCGCGCTCGTGTGCCGCATGGCGCCGCCCGGCGAACACGTGCAGCA ATAA
- the LOC115455570 gene encoding 40S ribosomal protein S3 has protein sequence MAVNNISKKRKFVGDGVFKAELNEFLTRELAEDGYSGVEVRVTPTRSEIIIMATRTQSVLGEKGRRIRELTSVVQKRFNIPEQSVELYAEKVATRGLCAIAQAESLRYKLIGGLAVRRACYGVLRFIMESGARGCEVVVSGKLRGQRAKSMKFVDGLMIHSGDPCNDYVNTATRHVLLRQGVLGIKVKIMLPWDQQGKNGPKKPQPDHILVTEPKDEPAPLEPTSDIRSLAPAPLPQPVAAVA, from the exons ATGGCGGTGAACAATATTTCCAAAAAGCGAAAA TTCGTCGGTGACGGAGTTTTCAAGGCGGAACTCAATGAGTTCCTCACTCGGGAGTTGGCTGAGGATGGCTACTCCGGCGTGGAGGTGCGTGTCACCCCTACCCGGTCGGAGATCATCATCATGGCCACCAGGACACAGAGCGTGCTCGGAGAGAAGGGCCGCCGCATCCGCGAGTTGACTTCGGTCGTGCAGAAGCGGTTCAACATCCCGGAACAGTCCGTGGAGCTGTACGCTGAGAAAGTTGCCACCCGTGGTCTCTGCGCCATCGCTCAGGCCGAATCTTTGAGATACAAACTCATTGGAG GTCTGGCCGTCCGTCGTGCGTGTTACGGTGTGCTGCGTTTCATCATGGAGTCTGGAGCCCGCGGTTGCGAGGTAGTGGTTTCCGGCAAGCTGCGTGGTCAGAGAGCCAAGTCCATGAAGTTCGTAGATGGACTCATGATCCACTCCGGTGACCCATGCAATGACTATGTAAACACTGCAACCAGGCACGTACTTCTCAGGCAAGGAGTGCTGGGaattaag GTCAAAATCATGCTCCCGTGGGACCAACAGGGCAAGAACGGCCCCAAGAAGCCGCAGCCGGACCACATCCTGGTGACGGAGCCCAAGGACGAGCCCGCTCCCCTGGAGCCCACGAGCGACATCCGCTCGCttgcgcccgcgccgctgccGCAGCCCGTCGCCGCCGTCGCCTAG
- the LOC119193853 gene encoding probable asparagine--tRNA ligase, mitochondrial, translating to MFNNIVANKLKYFFNFKDVYRKYSPISAVFEKVNVGEVAEVKGWVKNLRVQKELVFADVSDGSCAKKLQIVIPKNLKPDSLTYGSSVHITGKLTKSPRGQLELVADNVNVLGSCVVLDGYPFNPRTTHPPDYTRQYLHLRSRTNYISAILRVRSSLTKHISDYFAANNYLNIHTPILTSNDCEGAGEVFKVQPENEETIKAMMQEGRDKDTVYFGTKTFLTVSGQLHLEAICRSMGNVYTLGPTFRAENSRSRLHLSEFYMLEAEVAFCHTLEQLQAVIEGLLQYVFIQTWNSNEADLILIDKGNKPPSWLEQKFVTLTYDEAKIVLQKKGMTVIDDINKEQELMLVEYCKAPVFVTRWPKDMKSFYMKECVDDNTKVDALDLLTPITGEVVGGSLREDNYERLKSKLPSERLNWYLDLRKFGNIPTGGFGLGLERLLQVLCGVSNIKDTLPFPRWPHNCDM from the exons atgttCAATAACATTGTGGCTAATAAATTGaagtatttctttaatttcaaaGATGTTTATAGAAAGTACAGTCCAATTTCTGCAGTTTTTGAGAAGGTTAACGTTGGTGAAGTAGCCGAAGTGaag GGTTGGGTGAAGAATTTAAGAGTACAAAAAGAACTTGTATTTGCCGATGTAAGCGATGGTTCATGTGCAAAGAAGCTACAGATTGTGATACCGAAAAATTTGAAACCGGATTCTCTCACTTACGGTTCCTCCGTTCATATAACCGGGAAATTAACAAAAAGCCCGCGAGGACAGTTAGAACTAGTTGCAGACAATGTCAATGTCCTGGGAAGTTGTGTTGTACTGGACGGCTATCCCTTTAACCCTCGAACAACGCATCCACCCGACTACACTAGACAGTACCTGCACTTACGGTCACGCACTAACTACATATCGGCCATACTGAGAGTCCGCAGCTCACTCACAAAGCACATAAGTGATTATTTTGCTGCTAACAACTACTTAAACATACACACACCAATACTCACATCAAATGATTGTGAAGGGGCCGGTGAAGTGTTTAAAGTGCAGCCTGAAAACGAGGAGACAATAAAAGCCATGATGCAAGAGGGGCGAGACAAGGATACAGTATATTTtggtacaaaaacatttttgactGTCAGTGGTCAGTTACATCTGGAAGCAATTTGTAGAAGTATGGGTAATGTGTACACACTAGGGCCAACATTTCGAGCTGAGAATTCTAGATCTAGGCTACATTTGTCTGAGTTCTATATGTTGGAAGCTGAAGTAGCATTTTGCCACACTTTAGAACAGTTACAAGCAGTTATTGAGGgtttattacaatatgtttttattcaaacatGGAATTCCAATGAAGcagatttgattttaatagataaaggGAATAAACCTCCGTCTTGGTTGGAACAAAAATTTGTAACACTGACTTATGATGAAgcaaaaattgttttacaaaagAAAGGCATGACCGTCATTgatgatataaataaagaacagGAGTTGATGCTGGTTGAGTATTGTAAGGCTCCAGTATTTGTGACAAGATGGCCGAAAGACATGAAGTCATTTTATATGAAGGAATGTGTTGATGATAATACAAAG gTGGATGCCCTGGACCTCCTCACGCCAATCACAGGTGAAGTAGTTGGAGGAAGTCTCCGTGAAGACAATTACGAgagattaaaatcaaaactaccCTCAGAAAGGCTGAACTGGTATTTAGATTTACGGAAGTTCGGTAACATACCCACTGGAGGCTTTGGTTTAGGCCTTGAGAGGTTATTACAAGTGTTGTGTGGAGTTAGTAATATAAAAGATACCCTGCCTTTCCCACGATGGCCTCACAATTGTGATatgtga